A window of the Hordeum vulgare subsp. vulgare chromosome 5H, MorexV3_pseudomolecules_assembly, whole genome shotgun sequence genome harbors these coding sequences:
- the LOC123397979 gene encoding pentatricopeptide repeat-containing protein At4g30825, chloroplastic, which translates to MGLDLVGFSSRVLPTSAGYAADRRHARGGAAASHGFFAWRSHPRTTLKDSVVCSTEDGGGGGAESTLCVSGPSENASRATGGVAADLGRGIADGITASQTSSMGRKKGGRLWRRPSGGDKPARAPRRAPVREDPQVRRVLVNNPDVNAILSGVSRDSSIAECNSVLIRLEKHSDVKALDFFVWMKANGKLERNADAYRLALQAIAWKEDWRRAELLLHEMVAVSGCRLDAGAFNGLIYVCAKRRLADWGTKWFHMMLERKVQPNVSTVGMLMGLYQKTGNLKEAEFAFVKTRECNVKCVNAYSAMITLYTRSRLFDKSEEVITLMKHDGVVPNMENWLVQLNAYSQQGKMEEAELVLQSMEDGGVSPNVVAYNTVITGYGKVSDMQKAKEVFDRLGSSGLAPDETTYRSMIEGFGRADKHKEAISYYKKLKSSGFQPNASNFYTMINLIARHDDSESAAEILRDMRAAGCQCSSIVTILVRAYRTVGRMHKVLPILQSCFYKKVLYDATSCSILVTTLVQNSLLEEALCVLREKKWQDSDFEDNLYHILICSCKETGSYEDAVRIYNQMPESQTHPNLRICCTMIDVFSAMERFTHAETLYLELKVSACVLDMIAYSVIVRMYNKAGRPEDACSVLEDMEKQKEIVPDKYLFLDMLRTYQKCGMLEKLTDTYYRILKSEVEWDEAMYNCIINCCGPAIPVDELSRIFDEMIQLGHLASTVTLNVLLDIYGKAGLFNRAEKVFSMARKQGLADTISYNTIIAAYAQSGNFRSMNYFVQKMQDAGFPVSLEAYNCMLNAYGKSGQLEKFSAVLQKMRRARCDFDHYTYNIMMNIYGRKGWIEGVAYVLSELKSRGVEPDLYSYNTLIKAYGIAGMPEDAVKLMQEMRIKGINADRVTYTNLIAALQRNENFLEAVKWSLWMKQTGVVGVGARP; encoded by the coding sequence ATGGGGCTGGATTTGGTCGGCTTCAGCTCTCGGGTGCTGCCAACCAGCGCCGGGTACGCCGCGGACCGGCGCCACGCCCGTGGTGGAGCCGCCGCATCCCACGGCTTCTTTGCCTGGCGTAGCCATCCGAGGACAACTCTCAAGGATAGCGTGGTTTGCTCTactgaggacggcggcggcggcggcgcggagtCCACGCTGTGCGTGTCCGGTCCGTCTGAAAATGCCAGCCGCGCCACCGGTGGAGTGGCAGCGGATCTTGGCCGGGGTATCGCGGACGGCATCACTGCCAGCCAGACGAGTTCCATGGGGAGGAAGAAAGGGGGGAGATTATGGAGGAGACCGTCGGGCGGTGACAAGCCGGCGAGAGCTCCCAGGCGCGCCCCTGTGAGAGAAGATCCACAAGTTCGCAGAGTTCTAGTGAATAATCCTGATGTGAATGCGATTTTGTCCGGTGTCAGCCGGGACTCCAGCATCGCGGAGTGCAACTCCGTTCTGATCCGTCTGGAGAAGCACAGCGATGTGAAGGCCCTCGACTTCTTCGTGTGGATGAAGGCCAACGGGAAGCTCGAGAGGAACGCCGACGCGTACCGGCTGGCTCTCCAAGCCATTGCCTGGAAGGAGGACTGGAGGAGAGCCGAGCTGTTGCTCCACGAGATGGTCGCCGTTTCGGGTTGCCGGCTCGATGCCGGGGCGTTCAATGGGCTGATCTATGTCTGTGCCAAGAGGAGGCTTGCTGATTGGGGGACGAAGTGGTTTCATATGATGCTGGAGAGGAAGGTGCAGCCCAATGTGTCCACAGTCGGTATGCTCATGGGCCTTTACCAGAAGACTGGGAACCTTAAGGAGGCCGAATTCGCTTTCGTGAAAACGAGGGAATGCAATGTCAAGTGTGTCAATGCTTACTCAGCTATGATTACTCTGTACACGCGTTCACGCCTTTTCGATAAGTCTGAGGAGGTTATCACATTGATGAAACATGATGGAGTTGTTCCAAACATGGAGAATTGGTTAGTGCAGCTAAATGCTTACAGTCAGCAGGGCAAAATGGAAGAAGCAGAGTTGGTATTGCAGTCCATGGAAGATGGTGGTGTTTCCCCAAATGTGGTGGCATACAATACCGTGATTACAGGGTATGGGAAGGTTTCTGACATGCAAAAAGCGAAAGAGGTGTTCGACAGACTTGGAAGTTCTGGTTTAGCTCCCGATGAAACCACTTACAGATCAATGATAGAAGGTTTTGGTAGAGCAGATAAACACAAAGAGGCAATTTCCTATTACAAAAAGCTCAAGAGTTCCGGTTTTCAACCAAACGCGTCCAACTTCTACACAATGATTAACTTAATAGCAAGGCATGATGACAGTGAAAGTGCGGCTGAAATTCTTAGGGACATGAGGGCAGCAGGTTGCCAGTGTTCGTCTATTGTCACTATTCTTGTCCGCGCATACAGAACTGTTGGGAGAATGCATAAAGTTCTACCAATTCTGCAATCATGCTTCTACAAGAAGGTTTTGTATGATGCTACCTCATGCTCTATTTTAGTAACAACGCTTGTTCAGAATTCTTTATTAGAAGAAGCTCTTTGTGTTTTGCGTGAAAAGAAGTGGCAAGATTCTGATTTTGAAGACAATCTGTATCATATCTTGATATGTTCTTGCAAAGAGACTGGCAGTTATGAAGATGCTGTAAGGATATACAACCAAATGCCAGAATCCCAAACGCATCCAAATCTCCGCATTTGCTGCACTATGATTGATGTTTTCAGCGCCATGGAGAGATTTACTCATGCTGAAACTTTGTACCTTGAGCTGAAGGTTTCGGCTTGTGTTCTTGACATGATTGCTTATAGTGTAATTGTGAGGATGTATAATAAAGCTGGGAGACCAGAAGATGCTTGCTCAGTTCTGGAAGATATGGAGAAGCAAAAGGAAATAGTTCCTGATAAATACCTTTTCCTTGACATGCTTCGGACTTACCAAAAATGCGGTATGCTCGAGAAGTTGACTGATACATATTATCGGATACTCAAGAGCGAAGTTGAATGGGATGAAGCCATGTATAACTGCATTATTAACTGCTGTGGGCCAGCGATACCAGTTGATGAGCTCTCGAGAATTTTCGACGAAATGATTCAACTAGGACACCTGGCTAGCACTGTCACCCTGAATGTATTGCTAGATATATATGGAAAAGCTGGGCTTTTCAACAGGGCTGAGAAGGTATTTAGCATggcccggaagcaaggacttgcagATACCATATCATACAACACCATCATCGCGGCGTACGCGCAAAGTGGGAATTTCCGCAGCATGAATTACTTCGTTCAAAAGATGCAGGACGCAGGGTTTCCTGTTTCTCTCGAGGCGTACAATTGCATGCTGAATGCTTATGGAAAGTCAGGCCAGCTGGAGAAGTTCTCTGCTGTTTTGCAGAAAATGAGGAGAGCAAGATGTGACTTCGACCATTACACTTACAATATTATGATGAACATATATGGCAGAAAGGGTTGGATCGAAGGCGTCGCCTATGTTCTTTCAGAACTAAAGAGCCGTGGCGTTGAGCCAGACCTGTACAGCTACAATACCTTGATAAAGGCTTACGGGATAGCGGGAATGCCCGAAGATGCTGTCAAGCTGATGCAAGAGATGAGGATCAAAGGTATCAACGCTGATCGAGTAACGTATACTAACCTCATAGCAGCTCTACAGAGGAATGAGAATTTCCTAGAAGCAGTCAAGTGGTCCCtctggatgaagcaaaccggagttGTAGGGGTGGGAGCTCGACCATAA
- the LOC123397433 gene encoding uncharacterized protein LOC123397433 isoform X2, producing the protein MAAVTCAPARGRRQGFVSNFPWRGRNDEQSQDLRLSDLVITNQWLPDGAEGSAVAAASNGNSALSASLHDGWNSTLFATFQNVLDDEEEEME; encoded by the exons ATGGCGGCGGTGACGTGCGCGCCAGCAAGAGGGCGACGCCAGGGCTTCGTTTCCAACTTTCCATGGCGCGGGCGAAACGACGAACAGTCACAAGATCTCCGTCTATCCGATCTAGTGATAACCA ATCAATGGCTTCCAGATGGAGCAGAAGGCTCGGCTGTGGCTGCTGCCAGCAATGGAAATTCGGCTCTTTCAGCATCTCTGCATG ATGGTTGGAATTCTACTCTCTTTGCTACATttcagaatgttcttgatgatgaagaagaagagatg GAGTGA
- the LOC123397433 gene encoding uncharacterized protein LOC123397433 isoform X1: protein MAAVTCAPARGRRQGFVSNFPWRGRNDEQSQDLRLSDLVITNQWLPDGAEGSAVAAASNGNSALSASLHDGWNSTLFATFQNVLDDEEEEMDKSTSIIIQE from the exons ATGGCGGCGGTGACGTGCGCGCCAGCAAGAGGGCGACGCCAGGGCTTCGTTTCCAACTTTCCATGGCGCGGGCGAAACGACGAACAGTCACAAGATCTCCGTCTATCCGATCTAGTGATAACCA ATCAATGGCTTCCAGATGGAGCAGAAGGCTCGGCTGTGGCTGCTGCCAGCAATGGAAATTCGGCTCTTTCAGCATCTCTGCATG ATGGTTGGAATTCTACTCTCTTTGCTACATttcagaatgttcttgatgatgaagaagaagagatg GATAAGTCTACTTCAATCATCATTCAGGAGTGA